In a genomic window of Weissella tructae:
- the msrB gene encoding peptide-methionine (R)-S-oxide reductase MsrB: MTKTPEEQAALRARLTPEEYAVTQESATEHPFTGVYDDFYKEGIYVDVVDGTPLFSSTDKYDAGCGWPAFTQPIDAHEIQEVADHTLLRPRVEVRSQQADSHLGHVFTDGPVDRGGLRYCINSAALRFVPVTELEAEGYGKYAALFN; this comes from the coding sequence ATGACAAAGACACCTGAAGAACAAGCTGCATTACGAGCACGTTTAACACCAGAGGAATATGCTGTGACACAAGAAAGTGCTACAGAACATCCATTTACTGGTGTTTACGATGATTTTTACAAAGAAGGTATTTATGTTGACGTGGTAGATGGGACACCATTGTTTAGTTCAACAGATAAATATGATGCTGGATGTGGATGGCCGGCCTTCACACAACCTATTGATGCACATGAAATTCAAGAAGTTGCGGATCATACATTACTTCGTCCACGTGTGGAAGTGCGTTCACAACAAGCTGATTCACATCTAGGACATGTATTTACTGATGGTCCAGTTGATCGTGGCGGACTACGTTATTGTATTAATTCAGCTGCATTACGTTTTGTACCTGTTACAGAACTGGAAGCAGAAGGATATGGGAAGTATGCAGCGCTATTTAACTAA
- a CDS encoding cupin domain-containing protein — protein MHEASQWITDLQLEPHPEGGYYKRTESNPQMVTTPQGERPLHTSILFLLDTKSPSHFHRLKSDEMWFYHAGAPLTVHCIFPDGHYEAIQIGPDIHNGQRLSFSVPAGTIFGSTVEHDYALVSCVVTPGFDFADFELFTQAQLKADYPTHHDIIERLAYESLPTDI, from the coding sequence ATGCATGAAGCAAGTCAATGGATTACTGATCTACAATTAGAACCTCATCCTGAAGGTGGGTATTACAAACGTACTGAATCTAATCCACAGATGGTAACGACGCCACAAGGCGAACGTCCTTTACATACATCAATCCTATTTTTATTGGATACAAAGAGTCCTTCACATTTCCATCGATTAAAATCAGATGAGATGTGGTTTTATCATGCTGGTGCACCATTAACTGTTCACTGCATCTTCCCAGACGGTCATTATGAAGCGATTCAAATCGGACCTGATATCCATAATGGACAACGCTTATCATTTTCAGTTCCTGCTGGGACTATTTTTGGTTCAACAGTGGAACATGATTATGCACTTGTCAGCTGTGTGGTGACACCCGGATTTGATTTTGCTGACTTTGAATTATTCACGCAAGCACAATTAAAGGCAGATTATCCAACTCATCATGATATCATCGAACGATTAGCGTACGAAAGTCTACCAACTGATATCTAA
- the rplJ gene encoding 50S ribosomal protein L10, with amino-acid sequence MSEASIAVKAQKVEEVAAKFKEAASSVVVDVRGLTVEQSNELRSALREEGVELKVIKNKILTRAAAAADLAELNDVFAGPSAVAFSKEDAIAPSRILKKFADKIEALEIKGGVVDGNVASVEDINKYAALPDRDGLLSMLLSTLQAPVRNVAYAVNAVKDAKEETVEA; translated from the coding sequence ATGAGTGAAGCAAGTATTGCTGTTAAAGCACAAAAAGTTGAAGAAGTAGCTGCTAAGTTTAAGGAAGCTGCATCTTCAGTTGTTGTGGACGTACGTGGTTTGACTGTTGAACAATCAAACGAATTGCGTTCTGCTTTGCGTGAAGAAGGCGTTGAACTTAAGGTTATCAAGAACAAGATTTTGACTCGTGCCGCTGCTGCTGCAGATTTGGCTGAATTGAATGACGTGTTTGCTGGACCTTCAGCCGTTGCATTTTCTAAGGAAGACGCAATCGCACCTTCACGTATTTTGAAGAAGTTTGCTGACAAGATCGAAGCCTTGGAAATCAAGGGTGGTGTTGTCGATGGTAACGTTGCGTCTGTTGAAGATATCAACAAGTACGCTGCATTGCCAGACCGCGACGGATTGCTATCAATGTTGTTGTCAACATTGCAAGCACCTGTTCGTAACGTTGCTTACGCTGTTAACGCAGTTAAGGACGCTAAGGAAGAAACTGTTGAAGCGTAA
- the rplL gene encoding 50S ribosomal protein L7/L12: MAFDKDTIIASLKEATIMDLADLVSAIEEEFGVSAAAPVAAAGAAGGAAEAAKSEFDVELTSGGAAKVKVIKAVREATGLGLKDAKDLVDGAPSMVKEGLSEDDANELKAKLEEAGAVVTVK; this comes from the coding sequence ATGGCTTTTGATAAGGATACAATCATCGCTTCATTGAAGGAAGCAACTATCATGGATTTGGCTGACTTGGTTTCAGCTATTGAAGAAGAATTTGGTGTTTCAGCCGCTGCTCCTGTTGCAGCTGCTGGTGCCGCTGGTGGAGCTGCTGAAGCTGCTAAGTCAGAATTCGATGTTGAATTGACTTCTGGTGGAGCCGCTAAGGTTAAGGTTATCAAGGCAGTTCGTGAAGCAACTGGTTTGGGATTGAAGGATGCCAAGGACCTTGTTGATGGTGCACCATCAATGGTTAAGGAAGGATTGTCAGAAGACGATGCTAACGAATTGAAGGCTAAGTTGGAAGAAGCTGGAGCCGTTGTTACTGTTAAGTAA